A part of Oscillospiraceae bacterium genomic DNA contains:
- a CDS encoding BMC domain-containing protein — translation MNFEALGMVETRGLVAAIEAADAMVKAANVTLVGTEKIGSGLVSVMVRGDVGAVKAATEAGSQAAARLGEIVAVHVIPRPHGDVEKILPELK, via the coding sequence ATGAATTTTGAAGCATTAGGTATGGTTGAAACCAGAGGTTTAGTAGCTGCAATCGAAGCAGCTGATGCAATGGTAAAAGCAGCAAACGTTACCTTAGTTGGTACCGAAAAAATCGGTTCCGGTTTGGTAAGCGTTATGGTTAGAGGCGACGTTGGTGCAGTAAAAGCTGCTACCGAAGCTGGTTCTCAGGCAGCTGCTAGATTAGGCGAAATCGTTGCTGTACACGTAATTCCCAGACCCCATGGCGACGTTGAAAAAATCTTACCCGAACTGAAGTAA
- a CDS encoding BMC domain-containing protein, which yields MEAIGLLEVQALAAAIEGLDAMLKAANVRLVHIERRLGGRLVTMVVAGTVSAVTSAVEAGRVAAARIGNVKCCEVIARPHEEVTKFLTDF from the coding sequence ATGGAAGCAATCGGCTTATTGGAAGTGCAGGCATTAGCCGCAGCCATCGAAGGCTTAGACGCTATGTTAAAGGCCGCAAATGTAAGATTGGTTCATATTGAACGTCGTCTTGGTGGCCGTTTGGTGACTATGGTTGTTGCAGGTACTGTATCCGCTGTAACTTCTGCAGTGGAAGCCGGTCGTGTGGCGGCTGCCCGGATCGGTAATGTGAAATGTTGTGAAGTAATTGCAAGACCTCATGAAGAGGTTACCAAATTCCTCACAGATTTCTAA
- a CDS encoding BMC domain-containing protein has protein sequence MNFEALGMVETRGLVAAIEAADAMVKAANVSLIGTEKIGSGLVSVMVRGDVGAVKSATEAGAEAAARLGEIVAVHVIPRPHGDVEKILPQIK, from the coding sequence ATGAACTTTGAAGCTTTAGGAATGGTTGAAACCAGAGGTTTAGTAGCTGCAATCGAAGCAGCTGATGCAATGGTAAAAGCAGCTAACGTTTCCTTAATTGGTACTGAAAAAATCGGTTCCGGTTTAGTAAGCGTTATGGTTAGAGGCGACGTTGGTGCGGTTAAATCTGCAACCGAAGCTGGCGCTGAAGCTGCTGCAAGACTGGGCGAAATCGTTGCTGTTCACGTTATTCCGAGACCGCACGGTGATGTAGAAAAAATTCTGCCCCAGATTAAATAA
- the pduL gene encoding phosphate propanoyltransferase has protein sequence MYKQNDSAPANTADDSEIKVGVSQRHIHLSQTDLEKLFGKGYELTMLKPLMGKEFAAKEVVTLVGKSLKSIENVRVLGPVRKNTQVEISRTDTFVLKVSPPVRPSGEIKGSERLVVVGPKGAIYLDEGVIIANRHIHMTPDTARKFGVTDNSLVDVEIDGVKPTRFFDVQVRVRDDFNTEMHIDTDDANSAGLKNGDNVRIISK, from the coding sequence ATGTATAAACAAAATGACAGTGCACCTGCAAACACTGCAGATGATTCCGAAATTAAGGTTGGGGTATCGCAACGTCATATCCATTTATCTCAGACTGATTTGGAAAAACTGTTTGGTAAAGGTTATGAATTAACCATGTTAAAGCCTTTGATGGGAAAAGAATTTGCTGCAAAAGAAGTGGTTACTTTGGTTGGCAAATCCTTAAAATCCATCGAAAATGTTCGTGTTTTGGGGCCTGTTAGAAAAAATACACAGGTTGAAATCTCCAGAACGGATACTTTTGTATTAAAAGTGAGTCCTCCGGTTCGTCCTTCCGGCGAAATCAAGGGTTCTGAACGTCTAGTTGTGGTAGGGCCGAAGGGAGCCATCTACCTGGATGAAGGCGTTATTATTGCAAACCGTCATATTCATATGACTCCGGATACCGCAAGAAAATTCGGCGTGACCGACAATTCTTTGGTAGATGTGGAAATCGACGGTGTAAAACCCACCAGATTTTTTGATGTGCAGGTTCGGGTACGTGATGATTTCAACACCGAAATGCATATTGATACCGACGATGCAAACTCCGCAGGGTTAAAAAACGGAGACAACGTAAGAATTATTTCAAAATAG
- a CDS encoding ethanolamine utilization protein EutN has translation MVVGKVTGSIFSTRKLDSLTGFKLMVVNIGKGKDDFVVAMDTLGAGIGDVVLVTLGDSARFACQNEKTPIDAVIVGIVDQSNYNL, from the coding sequence ATGGTAGTAGGAAAAGTTACAGGTTCTATTTTCTCCACCCGCAAGTTAGATAGCTTAACCGGATTTAAATTGATGGTAGTTAACATTGGCAAGGGTAAGGATGATTTTGTTGTTGCCATGGATACTTTAGGTGCCGGCATTGGCGATGTGGTTTTAGTTACCTTAGGAGACAGTGCAAGATTTGCTTGCCAGAACGAAAAAACTCCCATTGATGCAGTAATCGTGGGAATTGTTGACCAATCTAATTATAATCTGTAA
- a CDS encoding electron transport complex protein RnfC: MQTLKNLIQKAGVVGAGGAGFPTHVKLADNIETILINGTECEPLLKTDFYLLCEERERLESALATLIEKTGAKNGVIGIKKHTAELLGMKEEVTHGNISYRFTGDIYPSGDEVVLIQETLGKTVPAGRLPISVGVVVMNVETLYNVANALEETPVTHKYLTVGGKTDKTYVIKVPVGTPVSHIFESLKIEVPQNCTVLDGGPMMGSIVNPNTAIVTKTTKSLLIIDDHTLCIRLKTRSLADALNRSSGNCCGCRMCTDMCPRYLMGYPIEPHKIVQRLSAKATDTKTFMGAFYCSNCGVCQTIACPQNISPNRLFARVKAELLKNGVKPVMAEESKPVAERIYRRVPSKRLVNRLGVLKYYRDEYEFVTIPEPKQVTIPLKMHIGAPGEAIVKAGDSVAVGQLIIKPKENALGANIHSSVNGTVFSVSESSIVITVS, encoded by the coding sequence ATGCAAACCTTAAAAAATTTGATACAAAAAGCCGGCGTGGTTGGTGCCGGTGGAGCTGGGTTTCCCACTCACGTAAAATTGGCTGACAATATTGAAACCATTTTAATTAATGGAACAGAATGCGAGCCTCTTTTAAAAACTGACTTTTATTTGCTGTGTGAAGAACGGGAACGATTAGAATCCGCTTTAGCCACATTGATTGAAAAAACGGGTGCCAAAAATGGTGTAATTGGGATCAAAAAACACACAGCCGAATTACTTGGTATGAAAGAAGAAGTTACCCACGGTAATATTTCTTACCGTTTTACCGGGGATATTTATCCTTCCGGCGATGAAGTGGTATTGATTCAGGAAACTTTGGGAAAAACTGTACCGGCAGGACGTCTTCCCATTTCAGTTGGCGTTGTGGTTATGAATGTGGAAACACTTTATAATGTTGCCAATGCATTGGAAGAAACTCCTGTTACGCATAAGTATTTAACTGTTGGCGGAAAAACCGACAAAACTTATGTAATAAAAGTTCCTGTGGGAACACCTGTTTCTCATATTTTTGAGAGCTTGAAGATTGAAGTTCCCCAAAATTGTACTGTGTTGGATGGCGGCCCTATGATGGGGAGTATCGTGAATCCTAACACAGCAATTGTTACCAAGACAACGAAAAGTTTACTCATTATTGATGATCACACGCTTTGTATCCGTTTAAAAACCAGAAGCTTGGCTGATGCACTAAACCGTTCTTCCGGAAATTGTTGCGGATGCAGAATGTGTACCGATATGTGTCCCAGATATTTAATGGGATATCCCATTGAACCTCATAAAATTGTGCAGAGGTTATCTGCCAAAGCAACTGACACAAAAACCTTTATGGGAGCATTTTATTGCTCCAATTGCGGTGTTTGTCAGACCATTGCTTGTCCGCAGAATATTAGTCCCAACCGTTTGTTTGCACGGGTGAAAGCAGAACTTTTAAAAAACGGTGTGAAACCTGTGATGGCTGAAGAATCCAAGCCGGTTGCAGAACGGATATATCGCAGAGTTCCCTCCAAACGTTTGGTAAACAGGTTGGGTGTTTTAAAATATTATCGTGACGAATATGAATTCGTTACAATTCCTGAACCCAAACAGGTAACTATTCCCTTAAAAATGCACATTGGTGCTCCCGGGGAAGCGATTGTAAAAGCGGGAGATAGCGTAGCAGTTGGTCAGTTAATTATTAAACCCAAGGAAAATGCACTGGGTGCAAATATTCACAGTTCTGTGAACGGCACCGTATTTTCTGTAAGTGAATCCAGTATTGTGATTACCGTTTCTTAA
- a CDS encoding BMC domain-containing protein: MMVSIGIIEVSNIAKGYFICDNILKKTQVSMVMAQPICPGKFVMIFGGSVSSVHLACEYAQENFADKILDISEFGNIDVRVFDALNGAASGETNGALGIIETFSVASCILAADAALKAAAVEICELRVARGMGGKSYVALSGTVAAVTAGVEAGAQSAIDNGVLNDTVVIASPHEDLWQYLQ; encoded by the coding sequence ATGATGGTATCCATTGGAATTATTGAAGTGAGTAACATTGCAAAAGGTTACTTCATTTGCGACAATATTTTGAAGAAAACACAAGTTTCTATGGTAATGGCACAGCCTATCTGCCCCGGTAAGTTTGTGATGATTTTTGGCGGAAGTGTGTCTTCTGTGCACTTGGCTTGTGAATACGCACAGGAAAATTTTGCCGATAAAATTTTAGATATTTCTGAATTTGGTAATATTGATGTTCGTGTATTTGATGCATTGAATGGTGCAGCAAGTGGTGAAACAAACGGTGCACTCGGCATTATCGAAACATTTTCCGTTGCATCTTGTATTTTGGCTGCGGATGCTGCCTTAAAAGCTGCTGCTGTGGAAATTTGTGAACTTCGCGTTGCAAGAGGGATGGGCGGTAAATCCTATGTGGCTTTGTCCGGAACTGTTGCAGCAGTAACTGCAGGTGTTGAAGCAGGAGCACAATCTGCCATTGATAACGGTGTGCTCAATGATACTGTTGTAATTGCATCTCCTCACGAGGATTTGTGGCAATATTTGCAATAA
- a CDS encoding DeoR/GlpR transcriptional regulator: MRYGGVLLFALERRKRILELLNQNGSVLVNDLARDLEVTVETIRRDLEKLEQMEQLTRTHGGAVPYEEATLDLSLEKRRGLNIEGKIAIAKKAVNHIRPGDTIFLDGSTTSYYLSKQLKDMKNITVITNNLQILEELSNCEKIKVISTGGVLDVNNQSFVGEVAVDNINKNFCANKMFFSSKGMTMEQGVLESNDVEFQIKRAMLNNAMNKFLLLDKSKFEKVGFIKLSNFSEIDMLFTDEELSDDWKKVFKKHKVTVE, from the coding sequence GTGAGATACGGAGGTGTTCTTTTGTTTGCATTAGAACGAAGAAAACGCATCTTAGAACTTTTGAATCAAAACGGCAGTGTTTTGGTAAATGATCTGGCACGTGATTTGGAGGTTACAGTAGAAACAATCCGTCGTGACTTGGAAAAATTAGAGCAGATGGAGCAGTTGACTCGTACTCATGGGGGAGCAGTTCCGTATGAAGAAGCCACACTGGATTTATCATTGGAAAAACGCCGAGGTTTAAATATTGAAGGGAAAATTGCTATTGCAAAAAAAGCGGTAAATCATATTCGTCCCGGCGATACTATTTTTTTGGACGGTTCCACTACGTCTTATTACTTATCCAAACAGTTAAAAGATATGAAAAATATCACAGTAATCACCAATAACCTTCAGATTTTAGAAGAATTATCCAACTGCGAAAAAATCAAAGTAATTTCTACCGGTGGTGTACTGGATGTGAATAACCAGTCTTTTGTTGGTGAGGTTGCCGTGGATAATATCAATAAAAACTTTTGTGCCAACAAAATGTTTTTCAGCAGTAAAGGGATGACCATGGAGCAGGGTGTTTTAGAATCCAATGACGTGGAATTTCAGATTAAACGGGCAATGCTTAATAATGCTATGAATAAATTCTTGCTGTTGGATAAATCCAAATTTGAAAAAGTTGGTTTCATTAAGCTCAGCAATTTTTCAGAAATTGATATGTTATTTACCGATGAAGAATTATCTGATGATTGGAAAAAAGTATTTAAAAAACATAAAGTGACCGTAGAATAA
- a CDS encoding rhamnulokinase, whose protein sequence is MSKNVLAFDFGASSGRAIIGSYDDNKISLKEVHRFPNDPVYVGGTLYWDVLRLLFEIKQGILAAHHNGGFDSIGIDTWGVDFGLIDKDGRLLENPVHYRDSRTDTIMEEVFQIVPKEEIYQKTGTQFMNFNTIFQLYYLAKYRKDLLDRADCFLLFPDLLAYFLTGEKTVEYTHASTTQLINAETREWDFDLIDKLGIPRRLFPQIVKPGTQKGMLSKEICDELGVPSVPVCAVGSHDTASAVMAVPSEKEDFIYISCGTWSLFGTESKQPYINEKSQKYNLTNEGGYNDTIRFLKNIMGLWLIQESRRQWIREGFAVTYGDLEKEALAEEAFKCFIDSDYPKFGKPGNLPQYIKDYCKDTNQYVPERRGEVMRCIYESLALKYRYAFENIQDVTGKKYEVIHIVGGGTKDNLLCQMTANSCGVDVVAGPIEATALGNVAAQLIAGGDIKDLKEARQIIKNSETTTTYSPKDVKVWEKAYQEFLKLDIH, encoded by the coding sequence ATGAGTAAAAATGTGTTAGCATTCGATTTTGGTGCTTCTAGCGGAAGAGCCATTATCGGTAGCTATGATGACAATAAAATTTCACTAAAAGAAGTACACCGTTTCCCAAATGATCCCGTTTATGTTGGCGGAACCTTGTATTGGGACGTACTCCGTTTGCTGTTTGAAATCAAACAGGGGATTTTAGCAGCACATCATAACGGCGGTTTTGACAGCATCGGTATTGATACCTGGGGTGTTGATTTCGGTTTAATCGATAAAGACGGAAGACTTTTGGAAAATCCTGTTCACTATCGTGATTCCAGAACCGACACCATTATGGAAGAAGTATTCCAGATTGTTCCTAAAGAAGAAATTTATCAGAAAACCGGAACTCAGTTTATGAATTTCAATACTATCTTCCAGCTGTATTATTTAGCAAAATACAGAAAAGATTTATTGGATCGTGCAGACTGTTTCTTATTGTTCCCTGATTTATTGGCATACTTTTTAACCGGTGAAAAGACCGTGGAATATACCCACGCTTCCACCACTCAGCTGATCAATGCCGAAACCAGAGAATGGGATTTTGATTTGATTGATAAGTTGGGTATTCCCAGACGTTTATTCCCGCAAATTGTTAAACCGGGCACCCAAAAAGGAATGCTTTCCAAAGAAATTTGCGATGAATTGGGTGTACCTTCTGTACCTGTTTGTGCAGTAGGCTCCCACGATACCGCTTCTGCAGTTATGGCAGTTCCTTCTGAAAAAGAAGATTTCATTTATATCAGTTGTGGTACTTGGTCCTTATTTGGTACCGAATCAAAACAGCCTTATATCAATGAAAAATCTCAGAAATATAATTTGACCAATGAAGGCGGATACAACGATACCATCCGTTTCTTAAAAAATATTATGGGTCTATGGCTCATTCAGGAATCCAGACGTCAGTGGATTCGGGAAGGTTTTGCCGTAACTTATGGAGACTTAGAAAAAGAAGCGTTGGCAGAAGAAGCATTCAAATGCTTTATTGATTCTGATTATCCTAAATTCGGTAAACCCGGTAACCTGCCTCAGTATATCAAAGATTACTGCAAAGATACCAACCAGTATGTTCCTGAAAGACGCGGGGAAGTAATGCGTTGTATCTATGAAAGCTTAGCATTAAAATATCGTTATGCGTTTGAAAATATTCAGGATGTTACCGGCAAAAAATATGAAGTAATTCATATTGTTGGTGGCGGTACCAAAGATAATCTGCTTTGCCAAATGACCGCAAATTCCTGTGGCGTTGATGTTGTAGCAGGTCCTATCGAAGCAACTGCATTGGGGAATGTGGCAGCACAGTTGATTGCAGGTGGTGATATCAAAGATTTAAAAGAAGCACGTCAGATTATCAAAAATTCTGAAACTACCACAACATATTCTCCCAAAGATGTGAAAGTTTGGGAAAAAGCATATCAGGAATTTTTAAAATTAGATATTCATTAA
- a CDS encoding HAD family phosphatase, whose translation MNSKLSQLLDKMEYAIFDMDGTLLDSMPIWVNLGETVLKSLDIIPDEETNRRFKTMTLTQSSHYIKEHFPLKISAEELLQIFTDTVKKGYEEEAPLKPGVMDFLKLLKSKNIKMCVATASERHLTEAALKRTGVLPYLEFVITCSDIGKTKETPDIYLEAMQRMGGNLTNTVVFEDAYFSIISAKNGGFPVVAIFDECAKSDKKSINLLADAYIDSFEEVLLK comes from the coding sequence ATGAACAGCAAACTTTCACAACTACTGGATAAAATGGAATATGCCATTTTTGATATGGACGGAACTCTCTTAGATTCTATGCCAATCTGGGTAAATCTTGGTGAGACTGTTTTGAAATCTTTGGATATCATTCCTGACGAAGAAACAAACAGACGATTTAAAACAATGACACTAACCCAGTCTTCTCACTATATCAAAGAGCATTTCCCCTTAAAAATAAGTGCCGAAGAACTTCTGCAAATTTTTACAGATACAGTAAAAAAAGGATACGAAGAAGAAGCTCCCCTAAAACCTGGCGTGATGGATTTTCTAAAATTATTAAAATCCAAAAACATTAAAATGTGTGTAGCAACTGCATCTGAAAGACATCTTACAGAAGCAGCCCTGAAACGAACCGGGGTTCTCCCCTATTTAGAATTTGTCATTACCTGCTCTGATATCGGCAAAACAAAAGAAACTCCCGACATTTATTTGGAAGCGATGCAACGTATGGGCGGAAACTTAACGAATACCGTAGTATTTGAAGATGCATATTTTTCAATTATTTCGGCAAAAAACGGCGGCTTCCCCGTTGTAGCAATATTTGATGAATGTGCAAAAAGCGACAAGAAATCCATTAATCTGCTTGCAGATGCATACATAGATTCATTCGAAGAAGTACTTTTGAAATAA
- a CDS encoding amino acid ABC transporter ATP-binding protein, with product MLEVKNLMKSFGKTEVLKGVNFSIKKGEVLSIIGSSGGGKTTLLRCLNFLEFAEKGTISVNGKVIYDGEQKDKMKEQYIREMRLHFGLVFQSFNLFPQYTVLKNVTLAPNLLKVDTPENIEKKAKDLLAKVGLSNKINNYPCELSGGQQQRVAIARALALNPDILCFDEPTSALDPELTGEVLKVIKQLADQKTTMVIVTHEMAFARDVSDKVIFIDNGIIVEQGTPEEVFDHPKSERLHAFLQSYHT from the coding sequence ATGTTAGAAGTTAAAAATCTTATGAAAAGCTTTGGCAAAACCGAAGTATTAAAAGGCGTAAATTTCTCCATCAAAAAAGGTGAGGTACTCTCCATTATCGGTTCTTCCGGCGGCGGTAAAACTACTCTTTTACGTTGCTTGAATTTTTTAGAATTTGCAGAAAAAGGAACAATTTCCGTCAATGGAAAAGTGATTTATGATGGCGAACAAAAAGATAAAATGAAAGAACAGTATATCCGCGAAATGAGACTTCATTTCGGGTTGGTTTTCCAATCCTTCAACTTGTTTCCGCAATATACAGTACTAAAAAATGTTACATTAGCGCCCAATCTTTTAAAAGTGGATACTCCGGAAAACATTGAAAAAAAGGCAAAAGATTTACTTGCAAAAGTAGGTTTATCCAACAAAATTAACAATTATCCTTGCGAGCTTTCCGGTGGTCAACAGCAACGTGTTGCCATTGCCAGAGCGTTAGCATTAAATCCCGATATTCTCTGTTTTGATGAACCCACTTCTGCATTAGACCCTGAATTAACCGGAGAGGTGCTTAAGGTAATCAAACAACTGGCTGACCAAAAAACAACGATGGTAATTGTTACCCACGAAATGGCATTTGCAAGAGATGTTTCTGATAAAGTGATTTTTATTGATAACGGAATTATTGTAGAACAAGGTACTCCCGAAGAAGTGTTTGATCATCCGAAAAGCGAACGTTTACATGCGTTCTTACAAAGCTATCATACTTAA
- a CDS encoding amino acid ABC transporter permease, producing the protein MQLFLKVTKSLLEGFVTTFKIFGLTLVMALPLGLIISFGSMSKSKLIKYPVKTLIWIIRGTPLMLQLIAFGFGPGLMGIKGTDMFTAVIFAFVLNYSCYFAEIFRGSIESIPKGQYEAGAVLGLTKRQVFFKIILMQVVKRIIAPMSNEFLTLVKDTSLANTIMIYEITWNAKRMMNSEHILWPLFYSGAFYLAFCGILTLLFGYIEKKLSYYKV; encoded by the coding sequence ATGCAACTTTTTTTAAAGGTTACAAAAAGCCTTTTGGAAGGCTTTGTAACAACATTTAAAATTTTCGGATTAACACTGGTTATGGCGTTACCCTTAGGGCTGATTATTTCATTCGGTTCCATGAGTAAATCAAAACTGATTAAATATCCTGTGAAAACTTTGATTTGGATTATACGTGGAACTCCGTTGATGCTTCAACTTATTGCATTCGGATTTGGTCCCGGTTTAATGGGAATCAAAGGAACCGATATGTTTACTGCGGTAATATTTGCCTTTGTTCTCAATTATTCTTGCTATTTCGCAGAAATTTTCCGTGGCAGTATTGAAAGTATTCCCAAAGGACAATACGAAGCAGGTGCTGTTCTCGGTCTCACTAAGCGACAGGTATTTTTCAAGATTATTTTAATGCAAGTGGTAAAGAGAATTATTGCTCCTATGAGCAACGAATTTTTAACATTGGTAAAAGACACTTCTCTTGCCAACACCATCATGATTTATGAAATCACTTGGAATGCAAAACGAATGATGAACAGCGAACATATTCTTTGGCCCCTGTTCTACTCCGGTGCATTTTATCTCGCATTCTGCGGTATTTTAACCCTACTCTTCGGATACATCGAAAAGAAACTCAGCTATTATAAAGTGTAA
- a CDS encoding transporter substrate-binding domain-containing protein gives MKKLMQLMALVLCMLLLFTGCQKATTNESKTDSDDTLVIGYTIYEPMNYLDENGNLTGFDTEFAEAVCKKLNKTPEFVEINWDTKFVTLDSDQIDCIWNGMTISDEVKTNCLVSTPYVKNAQVVVMAKDKIEDYTTVESLKGLTFTAEAGSAGEEAIKTNGLDENYNPVNVQTDALMAVAAGQADACVIDITMAKASTAEGTSYEDYAYGLELTTEEYGIGFRLDDTELQESVNTAISELYEDGTLTALAEKYNLNLAF, from the coding sequence ATGAAAAAACTTATGCAACTGATGGCACTGGTTCTTTGTATGTTATTACTCTTCACCGGCTGCCAGAAAGCTACTACTAATGAATCCAAAACCGACTCCGATGACACTTTAGTTATCGGCTACACCATCTATGAACCCATGAACTATTTAGATGAAAATGGTAACTTAACCGGTTTTGACACTGAATTTGCGGAAGCTGTTTGTAAAAAACTGAACAAAACTCCCGAATTTGTTGAAATCAACTGGGACACTAAATTTGTGACCTTAGATTCTGACCAGATTGACTGTATCTGGAACGGTATGACTATTTCTGATGAAGTAAAAACCAACTGTTTAGTTTCTACTCCTTACGTAAAAAATGCGCAGGTTGTTGTAATGGCAAAAGATAAAATCGAAGATTACACCACTGTGGAAAGCTTAAAAGGATTAACCTTTACCGCTGAAGCAGGCTCTGCAGGTGAAGAAGCAATCAAAACCAATGGTTTAGACGAAAACTACAATCCTGTAAATGTGCAGACTGATGCTTTAATGGCTGTTGCAGCAGGTCAGGCTGATGCTTGTGTTATCGATATCACTATGGCTAAAGCATCCACCGCAGAAGGAACCAGCTACGAAGACTATGCATATGGTCTCGAACTGACCACCGAAGAATACGGCATTGGTTTCAGACTGGATGATACCGAACTTCAGGAATCTGTTAACACTGCAATTTCTGAATTATACGAAGACGGTACTTTAACCGCTTTAGCTGAAAAATACAATCTGAACTTAGCGTTCTAA
- a CDS encoding SAM-dependent methyltransferase, translating into MLNENENILEIINMQIPITERLKTVAEMIGETDVLCDIGCDHGYLPIYLLQQNKIKKAYACDLRDGPLKTALKNIAAFHMKDMIQTIKSDGLKELGGIDFDVISICGMGGRLIAEILEASLEIAKRAKYMVLQPQSEIPVLRKFLAENGFLITEERIAVEDRRFYVIMSVSKGVEPNSDEMSLLLGRKLLESNDSFIQQYLKRELARFQKILEARGGENQDPQLCKAITELKKYV; encoded by the coding sequence ATGTTAAATGAAAATGAGAATATTTTGGAGATTATAAATATGCAAATTCCGATTACTGAGCGTTTAAAAACTGTGGCTGAAATGATAGGGGAGACTGATGTACTTTGCGATATCGGCTGTGATCATGGTTATCTTCCCATCTATTTATTGCAGCAAAATAAAATAAAAAAGGCTTATGCGTGCGATTTGCGAGATGGTCCATTAAAAACCGCATTGAAAAATATTGCTGCTTTTCATATGAAAGATATGATCCAAACTATAAAAAGCGACGGTTTGAAAGAATTAGGCGGCATTGATTTTGATGTCATTTCTATTTGCGGAATGGGCGGTCGTTTGATTGCGGAAATATTGGAAGCTTCATTGGAGATAGCAAAGCGTGCAAAGTATATGGTGTTACAGCCGCAAAGCGAAATTCCCGTACTAAGAAAGTTTTTGGCAGAAAACGGATTTTTGATTACGGAAGAGAGAATTGCCGTGGAAGACAGACGGTTTTATGTGATAATGTCTGTTTCCAAAGGGGTTGAACCAAATTCCGATGAAATGAGTTTGCTGCTCGGTAGAAAACTGTTGGAAAGCAATGACAGCTTTATTCAGCAATATTTGAAAAGAGAGTTGGCTCGTTTTCAAAAGATCTTGGAAGCTCGTGGTGGCGAAAACCAGGATCCGCAGCTTTGCAAAGCAATTACAGAACTGAAAAAATATGTATAA